AACGCAAGTCACTGTAAACTGTGTTCATAATGCTTCGCTCTGCGATCGACACAACCCTGTTTGTCACCCAGTTCCTACGACAAATATGAATTCGCTGATTCTGAAAGTCAGTGGATAAAATAACGCTTTGCACAGTAGAACGGATCCAATTACGAAAAAGTCTATTGCCAGTGCGGCGTTTGTGCCGAAGTGAGCTCGCTGCTTTCCGTCCATCTGGCTCGAGCCCTGGCCTGTGTTCACACACTGTTTGTAGTCCCTGAAACAAAGTGTAAAACTAGGGCCCAGGCTCTTCTTGTTTCTTCTCTGAAAAGAGACTCAACGAGATAGTTACAAAGGGCTTTTTAATCCATCGCCTCGTTTACATCCCTCAAGAATAGAGTCGTGAATATCTAATCTTCCTGTAATCCGCGCGCGCTCTCTGATGTGTTCTTCTCTCAGTCCCCTATGAACAATTAACTTGTAATCTCTACAAACATACATTGAGCTGCTGTCTGAGTGATCAGCCTGATCTGTGGAAGGACTCGAGGGACTGTCTTTGTGTTTCTGATGTGTCCAGTGCAGTTTGATCATTTACTTCTCGCTGACACTTGTggaaatattatgttattttaggGATAGCGTTTTAAAGATATCATAATGAATGAGATGATATTTCCTTGAGCAGTTTTCACATAAAAAAGAACCTAATCATCACAGCATTgtattagaataaaaacataaaaacagaacgtttttataattagtattattattatcgttgttgttgttggtgttatgcttgtattatgtttattgattgattgatgaaaaTTTTTCaacatatttcatgttttattcgtCTTGTTGAATCGATGTTTAATTAGTATCCTAATGAATCTGACTGTCATTCATTTCATTTAGCTGTCTCACAGCTCCCACCATCCCAGAATGACATGTTGATGTGTATAATCACCCTCTAAAACATTTTTTcgtgtttattttattctttttgacTCTCACATTCATTCGCTTTTATCGGCTCACAATGCAATGTTTTATAGCATGCaccaattaaatgttttttacggACATTACAatagtttttctatttttattgtttctttcttatttttttatgcattaatttaattatctCCAAAGAGGATTTATTTTGCCCGGCCAAGGAAACTATTTCTGGCCGTCATGGATTTTGTTTTGGAACATTTTCTTAAGGGTGCAAGATATTTGTAACGAAACTGACTTCATTTTTTGTaaccttttttatatgtattattattattattattaattattttcaatcaCAGTAATAACTGCATAAGGCACaattgatttaaaatgcactgcgtgttacaaaatatacaaaacacagagatatttcgtttttttacagcaatgttttattgaaatttcatccaggaacactgggCAATAATAAATATCTCATTTGTCAACAAGaatgtacaaaaataaagacCACGGCAATCTCTCTGGAATAACAAAAAGTATCCGATTAAAACAGATCATGCTTTGTTTGAACAAGATGCCATGCCGAAGAATTTCAAATAAAGATACGACACAGAAATAACACGACTGAAGGTTCAGCTATTACTCAGGCGGACAATGGATGAATAACATAATCGAAGGAGATATAATAACACCACTTTAGTGCGAACTAAATCCAAAGTCGTACAGTTTTCATCCGAAATGCCATTTCACAATCCTTGTTACAAGGAACATGTTGGATTCGTCTTTTCATACCCTTTGCAAAAGATACATGCACACATCTCCCCCACATCACATGATCTTAAGACTCTTGATTCACCGCGAAAGCACCTACAGAAGAAACACGCAACAATGAATAAAGCGTCAGCATCTAAAGGAGATCGCGCTTTAATGAAGGCTCTTACTGTAGAAAACCGGGTTCACTTTTTGTTGATGGCCCGTTTAACACATCCTATCGACTGCAATTAATATTTCTCTAATTCTCAGAGTTTTAGACAGGGTTAGAATAAGTGGATACTTGCAAAGTTACTCTGGCCTATAGTCTGCTGGGACAGCCTCACAATAAAGAGTTAACAGATATTAATCAGGCAGTCGACTTGCACTCGTATGAGAGTTAGCTGACAAGTAAGTGCAAAGCTACTTATTTTCAACAGAATGCTCgaaagggaccatcaaaataaagtgttaccagaaacaTTTTTATGGTTACCACGGTGAATTTCTGTAAGGGGAGTGAGTGCTCGCGCTTGGGGACAGTTTCAAACACAGACTCCAGCTCAAATAGAACGATTTACTCTCATTTACAGTCAATGTACAGCGCGTTATGCAGCACGTGCTCCATAACGGTGAAGTAGTTACCTTACAGAGCAATCGGAGTGATCCTTGTTACAAGGACGAAGTGAGAACTCGTAAGGGCTAAAACAaacgaacagacagacagacagacagatcatgCAAAGTCCAGTCCGCTCGCTGGTCACTTCATCGCGTCCTTGTTCTCTGTGGAAAGCCTCGTCAGTCCTGTGGAGGTGATGGGCAGGTGGGGAGGCGGGGGCACCTGACAAATCGTGCAGGGGCACGGCAAGCCCGTCCAGTGCTGGAACGAGCCCCCGAGCTGCAGCGGAGGGGCAGGGGTGCTCTTCATCAAAGAGTGCGGCGCCCTGATGGAGGTAAGTCCCGGTAACGTGCTGGAAAACGTCGCGGAGGCCGACGAGGTCAGCGCGCTCCCGAGGAGAGGATGCACCTGGTGATGCACCTGATGCGCGGCCGCACTCGCGCCCCCGTGGCTCGCCGTCCCGCAGTGAAACGCCGAGTGGTGACCGCCGTAGATCTCACCCACCAGCCGCTTCATCTCGTCCAGCGAGCTCGTCAGCATCAGGATGTAGTTTCTGGCCAGCAGGAGCGTGGCGATCTTGGACAGCTTGCGCACCGACGGCCCGTGCGCGTACGGCATGACCTCTCGGAGCCCGTCCATCGCCAGGTTCAGGTCGTGCATGCGCTTGCGCTCTCGGCCGTTGATCTTCAGGCGCAGCTGCTGGACCTCCTGCTCGGTCACCTGCTTCTTCAGCTTGTACTTGCTGCCGGAGGGCGACTTGGCCGCGTGCTCGCCCGTCATCTTCTGGAGCAGCTCGCTCTGCGTGGAGGACACCGAGTTCAGACGTCCGTCCTGGGGatggaggtggtggtggtggtggtggtggtacaTCTCATCCATGTCTGGAGAGGAGGCTCTGCTGGAGGAGCTGGAGTCCGAATTCATTTTATGGCTGCGCTTGGGTAGGAGGTTGTCTCTTGCTCTTGGCTTGTTTTTATCTCAAGTCACTCCTGCTTGATCACCTGATTTATCCCACTGGAGcccccctctccctctctctctctctctctctctctctccctctccctctctctctctctctctctctctctctctctctctctctctcagaggctGTGTCTCCTGTCTGATTTCGCACCTCTTGCTCTGTGAGGAGCATCACAGGGCTCTGTATTTATAGTGCTGCTCGAGAGGGGCCAAACAAAAGGAGCCCCTCTATTCATAACGGTCTTGTTCGGATGACGCCCCCATTATCTCGAGCGCTGTGCTTTGACTGTCAGATTGACCAAAGGAGCATCTATTCATATTCATTGTACTGAGATCATGTGGAGACACTTCagcccaggagcctctgaaagtttGCAAACACTTCTCCACGATTAAGAAACGATGGCGGGTCGCTTCATTTCTGCTCACAGATCTGCACTCACAATATCTATACGCAGATTAACTGGGATGCATCACAGAATACTAATGGAGTATTATCACTTTCGTtacaaacaatattaaaaaaacattattacaacTAAAGATTGTAAGCATTAGATATTAATAGAAATATCTGATCTTGGAAACCACAAATTCACATTAAAAGAAGTCTTGTGCAGAGCTGTTTAAGGCCTTTCAAAAATACAGCATAAGCCCcattaaactgaaactgaaaaaaaaaatctttaaagaaCAAGGACTAAAGGTCAGTTTTAATTGATATATACAGAATCATGCTTTCATTCATGTCAGGTGatagagtaattattaatatcctaatgtttaGAATAGTTACTCATTTTATTCATTCTTTATCTTGACTTATCACTGCATATCTCTCATTGCATTAAGAACAATGAAAGTGGCATCTGTTACAGATACAGTTTCTTACTTAGAATTAAATTACTAGTTAATAAAACTGATCTCAGTCTAAAACAAGTCTAAAACAAAGATTGATgcatatgtttttaatgtttgaacattattattattatttgcaaataataaaaatacaaaaattagatTAAACTTGTGGATGAAATGTAATGCTgtcaaatgtaatatgttttgttaatttgttaTAAACAGTTCAGTCAATTTTAAGCATCTTTCaggcaaaaaaaattatgtttatttattttccaatatGTTACAGAAACAGAGTCAAGGCAAAGAATGAATCAAATGAGTTACTATTCTAAACAGTATAATGCTAATAATGAACATATCTCCTGACATTAATGAAAACTGAATTCTGTATGTATCAATTTAAAATGTACCTCTAGTCAATTATGTGGCAAGATGCTGTAAATTTGTTATGATATAAAAAAGCTGACAAAATTGCTAAATATTTTAACAGCAGTAAAAAAGGATTATAAtgatcattataaaaaaatatatatctttcatTATTACATGAAAAAATGCCTATACTGATTTATGCTTACGTTGAGAAATGTTTAATTCCAAGATCTTTTGATTTGAATTTATCACAAATATAGCAATCACAATTAATATATTGGTTAtctatgaaatatgttttttttttttttacaaaatctaaattgttattttattggcTGCTGATGTACAGTTGCCATTTCAGTTGCGATTTGTTAAATTGTTACAGTCTACAATTCTTAAAGGGGTTTGTTAATTTGAAACAAATAAACCAAGAAAAGAAAGATTGTTTGCAAATTTGTTTGCATAAAAAGATGCAGTTTTGCATGATATACTGTCTCGTGATTATGGAAATGATCTAGATTTCTGTGTACAACGTGAAATTTAAATCAGGGTAACATCAGAACATGTGATACAAATTACAGCAAGTATGATGTTAGATGAAAACTGTCCCACAGTATTCTGAAATAAGTAGAAATTCCCAATTTTGTGtatgcagtgaaaaaaaaaaagtcttccctCTGGTAGTCTCACTTGTTTTCCACAGCAATACAATCCCCACATAAAAAGAGTGAAAACATGAATTCACCGCAGCACAGAGGAAGCTGAAAGGGAATCGTTTCTCATAAAGGTGCTGCAATGCAAAGAAAAGCTCGGGACTGCTTTACTCTCTCTTGGTGGCATTTGGAAGTGTAAAGCTTTGAATACCAATTGCTTGAACTGGACATATGTGAATCCTTTTTAATCCTACTAATCCTGTCCCCAAGTGTTTCTTTGTCTGCGGAGGCGACCACATAGATCTAAGTGAAAGTGTTCCTAATCCGGCCAATGTGGAAAAATGTCTCAGTGTGTGAGCGGAGGGGAGAGGGAAGAGTCCGGAGGAGAGAAAGGGCTGATGTGGCCGTTACGGGGATGTAGAGTGGTGGGAGGTCCCATTTACTCACTGCTGCTCCGAGAAGGAAACCCAAACAGCAAGACCCCCTTCAAACACAGCCCAACCGTCCCGCGCTCTGCTGACGATCCCAGGACCCGGGCGCTGGACGGAGCCGAGGGCGGTGGTACGTCTCTGTGGGCAGATCTGGAGTGTTCGACTCATTGTTAGGACTCTTGATAACAGCCGTACTGGTGCTGCCCCAAAATACACAGAGGGTTGCAGAAACAATAACAACGGCAAGTGTGCATTGCATGAGGTATGCATAGAAATGTAAAGGTATTTCAAATTCTACAGTGGCTCCAAAAACTATAGAACTACACACTTCCATTGCATTAGATAATGACATTTCCTCCCAAGTAGTATCTGCAAACAAATGAGGCTAGAGGTTTTCTAAGATCTTTTTCTGGGCCATTTTTGCAGACCAACATtgattcagacaccttcaacatctcTCACGTTATCACAGTTGTATCATAGTAATCAACAATTGATCATCAATACGATTTGAGCCAACAGTaagttcacaattattttattctttattgattaaaaatttcagtttatttgctatagtttagaaaatggtattTCAATGTGTTAAACTGcgtcagaacaaattcatatgGATAATGTAAAATTACATTGAAAGAAAGGTATGAAATGGATTAAGTTAAAGTACACAATTAGATAATACCAATTTAGCTCAACCAATTACCAAGcgatgcttaattttgttcagtctgtggtgtaaaaaagtTGCATTAGTaatgaaagaaaaacatgttCATGTCAAAGTCTCTGAATAATAAcatgttccctcgatttactaattcattcacttgatttataaattgtgcgcatgatttagtAAATCGAAGGAAggctatagtaatcgtgtgcatgttttagtacagtgagggaacaaattagtaaatcatggccacaatttatttattttttcttgcagcCGAAGAATAATTTTTGATCCcaaatttttatcagttttaattgCAGTCCACTGTATGAAGGAGTGTTGTGTATAATATGTCACACTTCACTTTAATTTCCTATCctcacttaaataaataaactatagagTCCTGCACCCActactaaaaatatcaaaaattatatctgataTCTGCATTGAATAATTTTGGTTTGAATGTATAAAGTCAGTTCACCTCAAGGTCACAGAGATGTCCACAGGTGTAGAGAATCACATCAATCAgaaagtgtccaaaaacatttttgtgcacAATTTTCCCACCAAATCAGTGCAAACACGTCTGTAGTCATGTGAAGTGAAGTCAGCAGTTTAATAAGAGGTATCACAGAAGCCGTGCATGCTAACAGCAGAACTGGCACACGGACAGAACGGCATGGTTTGAGCAAGGGACATCCAGCCCCTGCGAGGGTCCAATGCTCTCAAACAATAGGAGACGTGCTAGGGGCCCGGATTACATCGGCCGCTGTCAGACACCATTTACTGCTCGTCTACGAGAGAATGCTCTGCGTTAACAGCCTGGTTAACCTACGCAAGAAATCACTGCAGATATAAACGTACAGTATGAATCAATtattgcatctaaaaaaaaaaaatttgtttacacaatatatgtgtgtatatactgtgtatatttattatgacccatatataaaaaaaatatgtatttactttTCAAATTCTACCAATGATATGCCATTACGTAGTTCTGTTTTGGTTTGGAACAAtaggtaaatgatgacataatgttcatttttgggtgaactgtctatTTAGCAGCATTTTTATGAGTCAGGTGAAGTAGAACTATCCTTTTTACTCATCAGAACCAATTTagacaaatcaaatcaaacttgtttttcattttttcagaACTGGAAAaaagttttgttctttttttgtgaCGATGCCATAGGGTTGCTGAAAGAAAGATATCAATGAATCTTTGAATCCCTTGATTCTATATTCTGTTATCTTACAAGTAAACAAACCTTGAAATTTGAGAAATCTAATTATCATTGCGATCAAACGATAAAAGCTCACTAATTAAAGAGATGGTAAGAAGCAGCACAATGAATGTGAGGTTTCTAATTAATATTTTCAGGGTTATTTTCCTCAAAGAGGTCTTTTGCATTCATTAAGCAAAATCAGAGGAATTAACATTTCAGTGCAAAAACAGAGCTTTATGTTTCTCTTTAAATTGAGAAGTGTGGATAACTACTTCTACAACAAGTAGTTTACTTTTTAAAGCTGCCATTCAGTGTCTCAGAAACTTCTTTGAAAGATTGGCCACACTGGTAAAAGATCCAgtaaataccaaataaataacTCTTTGCAGTATGGTTTGGTCTAAAACACTTTATGTTTATTCAGTTAATGCCCTATCAAACAGGCTTGCATAGTGCATGAACAATAAGATAACCCAACAACACTTAAAGATGTGCTATGTTTAAATACACTGTATATGCGACAACCATGCATAAGACATTTGCTATCTTTATTCCCCATGAAAAGTGTCAAGAGTATGACGCTCTCAAACACTGGTCTGTTTGTCTGAACCCCGACCGGACAGACCCAGGAACACGGCCTTAACCAGCGACGCGAGTTTCACGCGGGACAATCAGTTTCTCCGACCAACGGCAGTTCAAGAAACTTGCATTTCCATTTGATCCCTTTAATTTTGAGACTATCAGACGGCTCAAAGGTTTCAAGGAAAGTTGTTTTGAACCACCAAATCAAACTACAAAAAATTGTTACACCTGTTGGTTCTACGATTTCACTTGAATATATCAGGACCTTAACAGTGCTCCACACGAGAGGCTAAAATGTGCCATATGGCCAAAAAGTCGAGCGCTTCAGAATACATCCAGCCCTCGAGCTGACACTGCAAGACTGGCTCACCATCGAGTCCACTGCTGTAACAGCCTCTCGCTGTCTCACTTTAACTGTTCCTTTCAGCGCAGACAATTGTTTGTCTCTTTTCAAGCTCAGTTTCAGCCTGGTAGCCTCCATTCTGCTTTGTGTGTCACTCTGTGTCTGGTTCGCCCCCTTCTAATGGGTGCACATGACCAGAAAATGAAGGCCTGCATGAGGGTGTCGTCAAGATGGGGAACCGCGAGAAGAGATTAATATGTAAGCTTTGCGGCTAAGCTGGATACAAGGGAGGGTGCTTTGTGCCCAGGGAGGGTTACATGTAAGGAGAGAGGGGCAGGCCTTTTCATTCACCAAAACTTGTCCCGAGGAGCGCCCGCTCGCCATTGTGCGAGTCGACATGGGGGCGGTTGTTTCATTAATTACACATTAGCCATTGGGCCGCAAGCTGGGAGGTATGACGGAGAAAATACAGATGTGCTGGCGGCCAGATCGAGGCAGGGCAGAGAACGAGAAAACACATTGATCCCATCCAAAGGATTTTCATCTAAAATGAGGCCATGTGGGCTCGGAAAAGGAGGCTCTTCTTGACTGTCCCGGGCCACCTTATCCCAGTAAACTGCTTGGTGGTCTCGCATTGTCTCCCTCTAAGTCTGTGCTAAGCACTTTTGTGGTTAGCCATTGTCACAGGCACTTCAGAAGAGAAATCACACCAGCTTGATGAGGCGGTGTGCTCCTTCTGCCCACCACCGCCAGGCTCGCACCCTGAGAGGGCTCATCAGGC
This window of the Carassius gibelio isolate Cgi1373 ecotype wild population from Czech Republic chromosome B13, carGib1.2-hapl.c, whole genome shotgun sequence genome carries:
- the olig3 gene encoding oligodendrocyte transcription factor 3 codes for the protein MNSDSSSSSRASSPDMDEMYHHHHHHHLHPQDGRLNSVSSTQSELLQKMTGEHAAKSPSGSKYKLKKQVTEQEVQQLRLKINGRERKRMHDLNLAMDGLREVMPYAHGPSVRKLSKIATLLLARNYILMLTSSLDEMKRLVGEIYGGHHSAFHCGTASHGGASAAAHQVHHQVHPLLGSALTSSASATFSSTLPGLTSIRAPHSLMKSTPAPPLQLGGSFQHWTGLPCPCTICQVPPPPHLPITSTGLTRLSTENKDAMK